One part of the Humulus lupulus chromosome 9, drHumLupu1.1, whole genome shotgun sequence genome encodes these proteins:
- the LOC133800328 gene encoding UPF0481 protein At3g47200-like has translation MMKNGGGDIKINVDMLATELEKMISDNVPILPKRSPSCIFRVPNILSRHNPKAYEPSGFSIGPFHYNKPNLKATQKIKMRYLRELIISRFPNTNPKTKLRDLMEAISKVQKEAHECYEGSINVSMDEFVKILVLDGCFLIELFRKSSNKELRGKDDPIFGVGCMNTMLGYDLVLLENQIPWLVLECLFHNTINNLDANLPLTSLVLNFFGISKEVGDNYQNNLEYGHKHILHLFRNLFILPSTLAKQKRDLNCSTNDWQMMPSATSLHEAGIKFKKATSGTFSSILDIQFKNGVLEIPPIFIQDGTESLFRNLICLEQCLPHCEELISSYMALFDGLISNAKDMEILIKSEIIKEWTGTKNTTIFFNQIVSDTNMSHFYYLGLVLEMNKYCGRRWLRYRRVLMRDYFKHPWTLVLVLVFAIFLVLTFLQTLFTIIK, from the coding sequence ATGATGAAGAATGGAGGAGGTGATATTAAGATTAATGTTGATATGCTGGCAACTGAACTGGAAAAGATGATATCTGATAACGTACCAATACTACCAAAACGTAGTCCTAGTTGCATCTTTCGAGTCCCAAACATATTGTCAAGGCATAATCCAAAAGCTTATGAACCCAGTGGATTTTCAATTGGGCCATTTCACTACAACAAACCAAATTTGAAAGCCACACAGAAAATCAAAATGAGATATTTGCGTGAACTCATCATCTCCCGTTTTCCAAACACAAACCCTAAGACCAAATTGAGAGATCTTATGGAAGCCATTAGCAAGGTTCAAAAAGAGGCTCATGAGTGCTACGAAGGATCTATCAATGTGAGTATGGATGAATTTGTCAAAATTTTGGTACTTGATGGGTGCTTCCTCATTGAGTTGTTTCGCAAATCCTCTAACAAAGAACTTAGAGGAAAAGATGACCCCATCTTTGGTGTGGGTTGCATGAACACAATGCTAGGGTATGACTTGGTTTTGTTGGAAAACCAAATACCTTGGCTGGTGCTTGAGTGTTTGTTTCACAACACCATCAATAATCTTGATGCAAATCTCCCTTTGACTTCACTAGTCCTTAATTTCTTTGGTATCTCTAAAGAAGTAGGAGATAATTATCAAAATAATCTTGAATATGGACACAAGCACATTCTACATCTGTTCAGAAACTTATTTATATTGCCTTCTACTCTAGCAAAACAGAAGAGAGATTTGAACTGTTCCACCAACGATTGGCAAATGATGCCATCAGCCACAAGTCTACACGAGGCAGGAATTAAGTTTAAGAAGGCTACGAGTGGTACATTCTCTAGTATTTTGGATATTCAATTCAAAAATGGTGTCCTGGAAATTCCACCAATATTCATTCAAGATGGCACAGAATCTTTATTTCGAAATCTAATATGTTTGGAGCAGTGTCTCCCTCATTGTGAAGAACTGATCAGTTCTTACATGGCATTGTTTGACGGCCTTATTAGTAATGCCAAAGACATGGAAATATTAATAAAGAGTGAGATCATAAAAGAATGGACGGGTACTAAAAATACAACTATATTCTTCAACCAAATTGTCAGTGATACTAATATGTCTCATTTCTATTATCTTGGTCTTGTCTTGGAAATGAATAAATATTGTGGACGCCGGTGGCTGAGATATCGAAGAGTGCTCATGCGTGACTATTTCAAACACCCGTGGACTCTCGTTTTAGTCTTGGTTTTTGCCATCTTTCTCGTTCTTACTTTTTTACAGACTTTATTTACCATTATTAAATag